CCTGTTTTTACTTCCACTGTTCAAAGGAGTATTACATGACCATGCTTGGGCCAAACAATTTTAAGAAAGCCATTGAAGAAGCAGAGAAGCTCTCTGAAAGCCTTAAACTCAGGTTTGAAGCTTTgctttttaactatttaatgTAATGCACTAGCTACAACAAAAGACATCAGAGCATGACAGTGttatcatattttactcagCTAATCTTTACTAATCACACAGGTATGAGGAGGTTGAGGTTCGTAAAAAActtgaggagaaggagagacaagaggagaagaagaggagggaggagatgTCAGAGAAAGATGGTGGTCAAAGCTCTCCAAAATCATCTGCTGCAAACAAGAAGGACAGCAAAAAGGTAGAGATGTCAACAACTTCCTGTTGAGTGAGATGGGCTTTGGCTTGTTCACGATTATCAGCTGAAGTGAATGTTTAAGAAAATGTTCTAGTACTAATCACCAACCACATACctatttgttttaaatagcaTTTCTGAAAGGCTGATAGCTGATGGTGCAAAAGAGCTCCTGTATCCATATCTGTGATTCATCAGGCTGGCATTTCCTTCCAATGAGAGTAATGTAATATATCAATGCCAATTTGCAGCTTTTTATTGAGCAAAATACCACATGCTTTGCACACATGTTTGGCCCTTTGTACATGCTCATTGTAATGTATTGTAACATTTTACAATCTTCCTAACTGGACAGTTTTGAATAATCATTTTCATCATATCAGTGAAGTCTAAACTCTGACTAGtgcaggatttttttagacCAATAAcgctgctgtttttaaaggtacTGCGAACCAATTTTGCATCAATTTGAATGTGCAAATGACTGGTATTATACTTGTCAACCAACCCTTGTGTTTCACCACCACCACATTCTTTACAGCATGTGCCGCAGCAAGAATCACCAACAGTTTTATTAGCAAATTAATGGAGGACATTGCTTCTCTGACCTTTAAAGCTCAATCTTGGCAGTCAGTTTTCTAAGAAAGAAATAGGTCAACTGTTTCAGCATCTTTTTCTTCTGCATTTCAGGTAAAAGGAGAACATAATGAACTGAAGAATACAACCTCAAAAGGTATGCAGGACAGacttaaacattttgacaaagcTGTTAAGTTTATTCGGAAACATTTGTCATAGTCCTTTCTTAAACTGAGCAATGAACTACTTTTATGTGAAGTCCctaaatttgtttttactcttttctttctgtatttGAATGCTTTTTCTCTTATAGCTGCAGGACCACCTGGTGGAATTACAGCAGAGAAACTTTTCAACATGATGAAGGACCAGACAATCACAACAATTGTCATGGATGCTCGCAGCCACCAGGACTTTGAAGAGTCTCACATTCAGGTCCCAGCTCAGACCTGTATCTCAGTACCTGAGGAGGCCATTAGTCCAGGGTGAGAACAGAGTTAGGAGGCACAGAAGGCTCCATACCTGATTGTTTGATCAGACACAGAATATATAATTCATATCACCTTTTTTATAATGGGAGAGACAAATTTTAACTCCTCAAACTGACCTCTTGTCCTCTCTCTACAGAATCACTGTGAATCAGATTGAGGCAAAGCTTCCAGAGGAGTCTAAAGAGCACTGGAGGCGGCGGGGATTAGTGGATTATATAGTCCTGCTGGACTGGTTCAGCTCTGTGACAGACCTTAAACTTGGCACCACCTTACAGAGCCTGAAAGACGCTCTCTTTAAGGTAACGGAGCGTGCAGGTTTGCCTTTATGTCTGTGTAACTCTTACTGTCAGGAATAATAACATTTTAACACTCTCCACAGTGGGACAGCATCACTATCCTGCGCAGTGAGCCGCTGGTGCTAGAGGGAGGCTACGAGAACTGGCTATTGTTTTACCCCATGTACACAACCAACGCCAAAGTCCGACCCCCTAGACAGAACTTCATCAACACACTCCCTCAGTGTGAGTATCACAAGCACTGGAAGCATGTGACTGCTTTTATCAATGGGTTTCTGTCAGTTACTCATTCCATATAGCATTAATTCTATCTTCCTTTTGCattattacattacattaaaataaagtagGGCAgcacaattttgaaaaaataatttattgtgatgattttgactcgtattgcaaatcaGATATGAATTCTTGTATTGAGgaaagtgatcatttttatgccGTTCTCatgtttaataagaaaaacgtacaaaattgaagaaaatgtgttttttgcagactattctaaaaaaatggcgCTTAAGTGATTGCATGATATTTAATGCCTAAAGTCTCTGCTGCAAAGAAGTTTTAATCTGGTACaaaaatttcaggtcaaagaaatattgcaccttctgtgatttgaaaattgcagtgggccaaactgcaatttaatctaatttgcgattaattgcccagccctaattctAATGTTTTTTTAGTAATTACAATGTGTATTTTAAAGCATCCAacttaaagctttttttgtctgatgttgATCCTTAATTGCCCCTTTTCTCTAGCTTTACATTGTTTATTATGATAGAACTGTTTTGCAAACATACAAACACTTCTCAAGGGCGTGATGGTTCCTAAGTTCCTATGATCATTTACCCCATTTCAGCATGCATCTTTGGAACCACAAGTGTGCCAAGAATGGTCATAAATATCTTGCTTACTCATTTTATTGTCTAAAACAGCTGCACTTTGTAATGTAAGCTTTCTCAGAATACATAACCCACCTTTCCTGTCCTCTCAATAAAGCTGGTTGCAGTTCAATTGGATTAGTTACCATCTTATTTCCAAACTGACTTGTCTTGCCAAAGTTCTAAAGTCACTCATAAGTGAACATTTGAAATAATTGCTCAAACAGAATTTATTGTGTGACAAAGATAAATGATAGATGATGCACAGTCCTCTTTTCTCCAGATTACAAAAGGAGTACTCCAAGGCTCAGTACTTGGGGTACACTCAGGACCAGTGTAattcagtatttatataaatgaaatcatcaccTCATTaagcagttttaatttccatttttataaTTATGCCACCAACCTATATTCCTTTGCCAAGATACCACTCTAAATCTACTGTTGTGtccaaatgtagttgatgaccacCGCCTTACAGGTTCTCAAAACTGACACAGAGCTAGGAAGACTGGCTTTTGGGTACTACACACCATACACCTGGAATTTgctgcagaaacattttaaactgatcACATGACTACTACTGAGATATTTCCAGGTTTTAATTTTATACCGATTGATTTAAATTGTCTTTGCgtttaataatttaattgttttagctgttttaaatgttacgCTGTTaatgtttaagtattttaattGACTAACACATCCTTTTTCCAGTACTCAATCTTAATTTTCTGacttcatctgtttttttttcttacatatgtgtgtttgctttttctttatCTGCTCTGTTGTACCCTTGGCACTGTTGAAAATAAGGGTTGTTCCATAATGCGTCTGCCAAGGATTTAAATTAATGATGAAACTGTTCTTCCTTTGATTAattattttctgtcatgttcGTAACAGTGAACTTTAGCTACCCATCCCTAGAGGAACCAAAGCCTCCGACCCCAGCCCCACCTCAACCACAGCCTGAGCCTCAACCAGAGCTTCAGGAACCCTCAGCTCCTGTGCTGGTGAACGGGGTCGCACCAGCAGAGCCCCCAACATCTAAAACTTCCATGGTCGCTGACAGGTTGCCAGACACTGTCGATTCCCATATTCCAGGCACCACAAACTCTGGGTCGGACCTCAGTAAGGGCCCTGCGATGGGTACATCTAGCCAATCACCTGCAACAACCAAGGCCTTCCCACAGGTATTGTATGCCTATGAGCcattgcagtttggagcatacAGAAGATTGTGGGTTTTTGAtcctcattttcttcttttccagTTTGACCGCACCAAGAAACCTTCTGTCCGAGTATCTGATGACCCCAAACCCAGCCAGAATGGGTTGGCTAAAGATCCCACCCAGAACGGCCCTGTTATCCCTGACCGCTCAGTCAAACCCCCCTTTAACCCCAGCTCTTCTCTGTCCCAAGAGGAACAAAGTCAGATTCACTCTGAGGCGGTGGCCGTGATGGAGAAAGCGAGACTAGAGCAGGAGAAACGCAACCAGGAGCGTCggttagaggaggagaggcgGGAGAAAGAGCTGAAAGAGAGACTGGAAAAGGAGGAAcgtgaaaagaagaagaaggacgAGGAGGAGAAGGGACCTCAGGACAAAAAGAGACTAGAGAGGCAAAaggcagaagaagaggaagacaaacaaagcagagtgtgggaggagaaagagaggagggggaaggAGCAGAACTCTGAAACACCCTCCAAGAGTATGTCTCTGGACTCACCTGCTCCTCACCATGTTGTCAGTGAAATTAAGGTGAGTTTCAGCGTTATCACAACTTCATCACATGACTTAAGACCCTGATGTAATGGAAGTACCAGGTGCCTTTTGCTGGCAGAGCGTAGTGGTCAAGAGGGAGTGTAGACCAGACAGTGATGGACACTATGTCAGACCATCACCATATGTAACAGGTCAGTCATTTCTCATAGCTCTCTTTTCCAGAGAGCTAAAGTGATCTGCATCCCACCAGCCACTTTCATTTACCTAAATATTGAACAGTCACATATGGATATTATTATCCAGCACACTCATGCACCTTGTTGATCAAACTGTGTTGTGCATGCTTctttaaatttataaaatgataagagtacataaaacaatgaaacataGATGTTTGTTAACCACTGCAAGGAAGTTGTTCTCTGCTGACTCACACTTTGAACATTTCCGATTGCTGACATGTCTTTGGATTGTTTTACTGTAAGTCCAAAGGAGGTTTATGACTGACCCAAATAAACAATTGAAGGCATTTATTGAAAAGACATTCACTTTGGACTATGTGTGTGTAGATTATCCGCAAGTATTCTACTCAAAAGCAAGATATTAACAAACAATATTAGGTGTATATGATCTATTTTGGATAAAAATGAAAGGACAAGGATAAAGATAAACTTTATTACCTCCtgtgtgaaaatgtcatggATTACAGTGCcagacagagctgcagtcacaAATGCAGCACTCCCATAAAACAAATTAGACAACAAGCAAAATAAGAGAAACATTCACAGTCACTCTACACGGTCACAAAAGGCAACAGAGTTATGTAGATGTTAAACTTGAGTTGAAACTCTTGTTtccagttttttaaagattccCTTATTTTCAACCTAATTAAAAATAATCTTCTTTAATCAAGGATGTTTCGTTTAAAAGCTTTGTAGTTTCAGCGTTGAACATTGCTAGACAAGTTTGTGACTTGAGCTTGGGAAAAACAAACACCCTTACCATGGATCTTCTTTTCTGTGCGTTTCCCCAGAGGGAACCCCTGACACGAGCAAGGAGTGAGGAGATGGGTAGGAGTGTACCAGGCCTTCCAGATGGTTGGATGAAGGTAACCAATATTATAAAATCTGTTTGTTTATGATCTTCACTATCTCTACATTACCAAATTACTACCCATTCATGTCTGTGTCCTACCTTTATCAACTGTTCTGTTtccttctcctcttctgtctaGTTCCTCGACACGGTCACAGGAACGTACCGATACTATCATTCCCCAACCAACCGGGTCCACCTGTACCCTCCTGAGGTCACCGTTCCCCAACCAACTCCTCCCCCCACACCgccaacagtcaaacagaaACCACCACAACCCCCTGAGCCTGACGCCAACCGTGAACGAGAGCGGGAGCAGTCCAAACTAAAACGCTCCTACTCCTCACCTGACATCAGCCAGGACCTGAGAGAGGAGGCTCAGAAGAAGGCGGCTGCCCAGACCGCTGCTCCAGTCATACCCACGATCAACAGAGAGACCAAGTAAGGACCACCGAGGTTTATGGCTTATGCCCTGCATGCAGAACATTTTTAGTAATTTGAAGAGCCAAGGCAAAGCCCGGCATGAGGCCCTTCACCATTTAGCTAAAGACAATCATAGCGAGTGAACAAAACACTTTGGATCACCTCTTTATATGTAACAAAGCCAGAGATCGACATAAATACTTAAATTCTAAATAGATGTAAAGAATCAACATATATATGCTCTCTATTGGTGTAATATCTGTCTTTTTGCTACAAATCTCAATTTTTTTCATACTATACTATTTACTAAGCAGTAATCACCCACTTTGTTTTGATATGTCTACAGGGATCTACTTAGTTATGGTTTGCTTAATCTGAAGATAATTTGGGACTTTTTGAGGAGTTTCAACCAAACTATTGAGGCCTGTAGTCCACCGTAGGGATTTTTTCAGATAGTCATctctattttgatgctatttcaTTCACTCTTGGCCCCTtatttacactcaaaatacATGTCAGTGCCTATTTGTTAGGTCTTATTGGCCAGTTTAGACCAGTTCCAGACAAAATGAGTTTAAACTTACTACTGTTGCATTGTTGGTTTGTAAAACTTGTTGAAATGTAGCAGTTTACTCCATTGCATCTAAATGAGGCATTTAAATGGTGACCGCTTTTTGTGCATCCATCTGCTGGTTGTTCAGGCTATTTCTTGTAACTGCATTTTTGTATTGGcctaaaatgaaaaaggaatAATAATCATCCACTTTTAACAGGAACATTTCTATTTCTGACTGTAAAGCAGCAGGTGAACCACACCCtgaagaaaataagagaaacatACAAgattaacacatttatttactgttttctcTATTAAAGCTAGGTTTCTTGGCCATTTTAAGGACATAGGATGGTAGTTCCTCACACAAATGATCATAAAgatctttctgtttttaaaccTTCTTTATGATCAAGCttaaacttttatattttttgtcactgatTTTACCCCCTGACTTCCCTTCAAGCTGGTGACGCCTGTTGTTTTATTTGCTGTAAGACTCAGGCAAAGTCACTGGCCCATGCAACTACAAACAAAATTTGCATTAAAGATGGTTTAATTGCAAATATTTTGTTGCATCAAACATATACCACACTGTATtatgtctgatttttttaaagaaattttgttaatttttgtcttatctttgaagaaaaaaatgtttggatttCTAATTTTACTCTTTGCCCTCCAGACCCGCTCCTGCTAAAGTCTACTCTAAAGTGGAGATTGTGAGACCATCAGCTGCCAAAATCCGCAACCTCAATCCTACCTTTGGAGGTCTGGGTGCATCGCTGACTGGCCTCCGTAACATGGGGAACACATGCTACATGAACTCCATCTTACAGTGTCTGTGCAACACTCCTGCCTTGGCCGAGTACTTCAACAACAATCTCTACATGGAGGACATCAACAGGTCAGGGCTGGAATCAGTGGAATAAACTACCTCATAGGCTCTGAAATTAAAATCGCATCAGGATTCAATTGCACCAACTAGTCGTAAGTTTAGCCTCCTACTTACGATGTAGCTGCAACCGACTTCTAGGCTCAGCTTTACACTGAATGCACCAAGCACAGCATAGAACGGTCGTGGCTATGCCCGGTCTTATAATAAGCATTCATGTGAATGTTTGCTGAAAGGTGACAGTTACCAAGAAACACGCTTCTCCCCTGTTCAAACTTCAATCAAACTAGCAACAGAAGATTTCAATCacataaccaaaaaaaaaaaagttacaagttctttgtagagccaaaagAAAAACTTCTTAACCTACATGTTGATGTGTgataaatataaatgtgttaGTTTCTCACAGGATTTAAAATGCCCCTTGTGCTTGCTGCTTCTTTGCTGTCTTGAATTAGGAGTTTCTTTGGCACCTCATATGTTTATTTACTAAATACTTtatcactgttttatttaaatagatGATTATAACAGCCTACTGTGGGAGAATCGTCCTGCAGGACGGGGACTGCTCCGTTTCACATCACCTCAGGGACTAATCTCAAAGCATATTTAGAGGATATTATACTATTACTAATATTGAGCTCATCTGCTAAAACAAATCTGTTCAGTCAGCTCACTGcccgtacaggtttatagtccaATCACAGATGACTCTGTCTCTCGTCTACATGCCTATTTATTGATAAATGTATTAAGAAAGTGTGCTTCAATCATGTTTCCTTCATTTTGTGACCATCTTTTTGCACCTCCTGTTCACAATTATTGCAgtctgattttttaaagttatgcCTACTCCATCCTAGGTGCTGAAGTTATACCCAGACAAAGCTCAAACAGAGCTTAAGTCCAGCTGGTGCACAGGGTTGAACTTTGTGTTGGGGATGAAAACAGATACGAGTTTGTCATTGTTTAAAGCTACTGCTTTGCGCCCATATAGCCTACTTATCTTACAGGACAATTTTCACCCCTTCGTTGAAATCTCAGGACATTTCAATCTCatgagatctcgtcacaccTCTAATCTGTCCTCTTCCTCTGATAGGTACAACATACTTGGCCATAAAGGGGAGGTGGCAGAGGAGTTTGGCGTGATCATGAAGGCTCTGTGGGCTGGTTTGTACAAGTGTATAAGCCCACGCGACTTTAAGATCACCATAGGAAAGATCAATGAGCAGTTTGCTGGTTATGACCAGCAGGACTCCCAGGAGCTGCTGCTGTTCCTCATGGATGGACTCCATGAAGACCTCAACAAGGTAAGAGCGCACTTGTTTTGTAAAACTTCATTACAGAAACCAACTTGGTCTAAATAACATGATTAAATGAAAGAGTTGTTagagaaacatgaacatttgTTATTCTCATCCTGAATAAAGTACTGAGTGAATAAATAATAAGTAATTTATTCCTTTCAATCATGGCTTGTAAGGCGTCTACAACACCCCTGTATGTTGTTGCACATTTGCCtgtttacaataaaaacacagttttttatcattttccttctttctgttttttcacCGGGTTTCATTTTGATGGCAAATTAGAGAGTAAGTAAATAGCTGTGTGTCCTTTATCCTCCTGCAGCAGTGTGAGTGTGGAGTGTCTGCATCTGTCTGGTCTGATGCTCTGTCAGAACCTCTGTGCATGTAGACCCAAGACATGCCTCATTGCTTGTTCAGACTGATTACAATGGATTCATGGGCATTTGAATGGGGGAAAGGACTAGttagtaaaataaagaaaggGACAAATTTATAGCTTGATCATtggatttttctatttttaaacttactgaaacataaaaaaacatgtagCTTTTAGACACTATCTCATCCTGAATGCAATTTTTAAACTGTTAGAGAAGCTTTTTAAGTTATACTGACACTGTCTCCCCCTGGGGTTGACTGAAAGATGTACATTCAGACCTCTGGAGTTATTCACTCTCTCAAATTGTAAGGGTGACCTGCATCTGTCATAACACATTTTCCATCTCATCACATCCCTCTTGTGTGATGTCCAGACCTGTCCTCCATCAGGCTGGCCCAGTCCTAGTCCTCTGTCTTTCCAGGCTAACTGATGAATCAGTCAGTTAAAATTTAAGGAGATATTAATTAGCTAATATTAATCAGCCTTTCATTATTAAAAGTAATTGGATGAACTGCATGCTTTTCTGAATAATTTCTCATTAAATATGCAGTAATTTTCTTTAGTAGTAACTGTTTCAGCTTTCAGTTACTAAACTTTAGTTAAACTTTGAAGGCAGATCTTTTCTGACATGTAAAGCTACAGTTGTTCCTGTGTACCAATCATGTTGTTTTTCCGTGTTTGATGTCAGGCGGACAACAGGAAGCGATacaaagaggaggaaaatgacCATCTGGACgatcaaacagcagcagacCTGGCCTGGAGTAAACACAAGCTGCTGAATGAGTCCATCATTGTAGCACTGTTCCAGGGTCAGTTCAAGTCAACTGTGCAGTGTCTGACCTGTCATCGCAAGTCACGGACGTTTGAGACTTTTATGTACCTGTCGCTGCCTCTTGCCTCCACCAGCAAGTGCTCGCTGCAGGTCAGTGAAATGTTGACCAGGAACGTTAAGCATCTTTTCCACGCTTTGTCATTCATTAATTGTGTTGCTTACATAAAAACATGTGCAAaacataaatgcattaaaaatctAAAGGATCTGCAATGCCTATCTTGCTCTGCAATACATGTTTAAAATTGTCCACTGCTTCATGTCAGGACTGTCTGAGACTGTTTTCGAAGGAGGAGAAGCTGACTGATAACAATAAGGTGTTCTGCAGACATTGCAAAGCCCACAGAGATTCCACCAAGAAACTGGAGATCTGGAAAGTTCCTCCTATTCTCCTGGTGCACTTAAAACGGTCTGTAGTGATGTTTACATTTCAGACTATAAcgagtttttaaaataaaggataatAGACTTAGAAACCACTGTATTAGGTTTACCTGCTTGTTGGGGCCAATAAGGTCAGCCAATTgcatggcagcaaccaatgcatAGCCAAGACAATCTGTTGAAGTTTAAACTAAGCATCAGAATGGAcaagaaaggtgatttaagtgactttaaatgtgCTGTAAAGGTCCAGCAGGCTTTCATGCTGTTTATGCCAAGTTGTGATACCACCATTAGAATATCACAGCagaaatcaagactcatcagaccaggcaacacTTTTCgaggttttttgtatttttattttggcaatCAAGTGTGAACTGTACCCTCAGTTCCCTTTTCTCAACTTACAGCACTCAGTATGGGCTTTTGCTGCTGTGGCCCACCCACTTTAAGATTTGATGTGTTGTTTCCAGAGTCAGTCTTCTACATACCTCTTTTGTAACAAGTGCCAGTTGAAGGTATTGATACCTTTCTGTTCGCCATATCCTCTTACCTCTGCAATTAACAATGTATTTAAGCCCAGAGAGCTCTCACTTACTGGATATTTTCTATTTATCGGACCATTCTCAGTAAATCCTAGAGATGGCTGGGCATGAAattcccagtagatcagcagtttatgaaatactcagaccaccCAGTCTGGTACGAAAAACTATAGCATGtgcaaagtcacttaaatcaatTTCCTTCCCCCTGATGTTATGTCTGAATTTCTACACTAAATGtgtacatgcctaaatgcattggttgcAGCTGCCTGGCTGGTTATATATTTGTGTTAATGAGTAGTTGAGCAGGTATATCTCATAAAGTGGTTAGTAAGTGATATTTCTAGCTTTTTAATGTTACCACATGGCACCATTTTTATGGTATTATTATCTCTGCAGATTCTCTTATGAAGGCAGGTGGAAGCAGAAGCTGCAGACGTCTGTAGATTTCCCCTTAGACTGTCTGGACCTGGCCCAGTATGTTATTGGACCCAAACAGAATCTGAAGAGATATAATCTTTTTGGAGTGTCTGTAAGTAGAAGTGATATTATTtgatgttattatttttctttttgtgtagTACAAATAAGTATGACATTTGCTAAAGGAGAGGTGAAAACACTGTAAGCTTAAACAGTACAGTATATAATTAAAGACGCaatatgtagttttttttgcactgaataGTTTGCATTAATTATAGAATCACTACTCCTGTGCTATCTTCATTTTAGTTACATTACCTCagatattttcaacagtttcCAAAGCCAGAGAAAGCTTGAATTTTTATAGTTTAAACTGTCTATGTCCTTCCGCTGCGGCTGCtgtgaaagacaaaaaatgttaatgatAACTGTGGAAAACACTGGATATTACTTCAGAAACTGTTGGTAGGGAAGTGTGAACTACCACAGGAAGCTGCAGTTCTGTTAAAATGTTAttcatgttttctgctgctcATTTGTTATGGACCATGATTGTTCTCTGAAATCCACTGCATGTTCTGTTACCCAGGCTCCCTTTAAACATTAactgtcctctcctctcctaCCAGAACCACTACGGCGGTTTAGATGGTGGACATTACACAGCCTACTGTAAGAACGCCCCTAAACAACGCTGGTACAAGTTCGACGACCATGAGGTGTCTGATATCTCCACCTCCTCCGTCAAGTCCTCTGCAGCCTACATCCTGTTTTACTCCAGCCTGTGATGAGGCTGTAGGAAACAAAGAGGGAACACTACACCAGGGGCAGCGATGCTCGAACCTAcaggttgtttttattttggtttttaaaatcacagctctgagGACCTGGTGCGCGTAGCTGCGGTTTAACCAATCATGCACGCTGAGGATGAACTCAAGCAAGTGGCCATGAGATCCTGTGTGTCGCTGATTGGAGGAAGGTGCAATGCTTCAGCTACTAGAGGACTGTATACCTGTTAAAACATGCCGTCTGCTCTTATTACTGATAATCTAGAGACTAATCAGATGCTCCTTTTACTTCTATACCGTGATGGTTGTGTTGTAGGGCAGACAGCTGGTTAAGAAGCTCTTCACTGTCTTTTCTGTTGCACTTTGCGAACGCAGAACTGATTTTTAGCCTTCTTGTACTGTGCAAACACGAGGTTAAGACGGCATGTAAATACTAATTAATGCTGATGTTGCACATTCAGATGTGTAAATACTCGTGGGCGAGGTGTTTATCTGTTAAGTGACcaaattcttttttgtttttcttaaaagtaGCAGCCATCATAGCATCATCATACTCATGCAGACAAACCACATGATTTCTGGGTTTAACTCTTTAACCTTCTGATGTTTAGCCTGATCTTAATGATGGTAGAGACTGTGATTGTTGAACTTTTCTGCATTCTTTCTAAAGAGAAGAGGGAACTGAGATTGTTGCTTGTTCATATTAGCCACATTGTTGCACTCACACAATATGCAATCAAGttatgttgtttatgtagttCACATTGTTAACAGCGGACGTTAATCCTCGACTCTGAATGCTTTAAACGATACCCGATGCTGTGATTTTTGTCTGTCTTGCTTGGTGCAGGCAGAGACAGAAAAGCCTGCTTCTAAAAGCTTTGTTGTCgagtttttctctgtttaatataCTTAACTCTTGACATAATTATACTCAAACAACAAAAGTATTTAGAGGACGCAATATTGGGAAAACTTGGCATCTTTTGGCTCATCCCTGTGATGCTAGTTTTGAAGGAATGGATATTTGAGAGGCTGAAATACAGAATTCTTTTATGTGACtaattttatttctgtgtgcagAATTGACCTGggagaatatgaaatgaaatttttcaCTTACATTTATGTGTTAGTGTCAACATTTGCTGCCTGCAGACTGACCATATTAccgactgactgactgactgatgagAGCAAGCACAATGTAAACAGTACTGATATTTTTCCTGAATGGACCAGAGGTGTGAGCCAATGTGGGCAGGATTTGACTCTCTTCTTTCTGATTACAGTTTTATTGCCTAGCATGAGATCataatctgttttctttctaaTTGTACATGTcgattttatttcttaatgcTCTAAAAAGACTTTGTTTCTGATATAACGATTATATTAACCTTCAAAAAGCTCATATGACTATTTATTAAAACTGCTTCAAATTACCCCGTGTGTTTCTTTCTGAATATTTCAGGACCTGGATATAGTCAGTACAACAATATTACAGCTGAGTTCACCTTAAGAATGTATTCTACTCTATTACACCATGTGCATTTATTTATCTACAGTACTGAATTTGAcct
This sequence is a window from Cheilinus undulatus linkage group 1, ASM1832078v1, whole genome shotgun sequence. Protein-coding genes within it:
- the usp8 gene encoding ubiquitin carboxyl-terminal hydrolase 8 isoform X1 — translated: MPAVSTGVKDLYLSTSLGDLNKKAEIKPDKTSTRNYVQSACKIFKAAEECRLDRDEERSYVLYMKYLTVYDIIKKRPDFKQQPEYYMTMLGPNNFKKAIEEAEKLSESLKLRYEEVEVRKKLEEKERQEEKKRREEMSEKDGGQSSPKSSAANKKDSKKVKGEHNELKNTTSKAAGPPGGITAEKLFNMMKDQTITTIVMDARSHQDFEESHIQVPAQTCISVPEEAISPGITVNQIEAKLPEESKEHWRRRGLVDYIVLLDWFSSVTDLKLGTTLQSLKDALFKWDSITILRSEPLVLEGGYENWLLFYPMYTTNAKVRPPRQNFINTLPQLNFSYPSLEEPKPPTPAPPQPQPEPQPELQEPSAPVLVNGVAPAEPPTSKTSMVADRLPDTVDSHIPGTTNSGSDLSKGPAMGTSSQSPATTKAFPQFDRTKKPSVRVSDDPKPSQNGLAKDPTQNGPVIPDRSVKPPFNPSSSLSQEEQSQIHSEAVAVMEKARLEQEKRNQERRLEEERREKELKERLEKEEREKKKKDEEEKGPQDKKRLERQKAEEEEDKQSRVWEEKERRGKEQNSETPSKSMSLDSPAPHHVVSEIKREPLTRARSEEMGRSVPGLPDGWMKFLDTVTGTYRYYHSPTNRVHLYPPEVTVPQPTPPPTPPTVKQKPPQPPEPDANREREREQSKLKRSYSSPDISQDLREEAQKKAAAQTAAPVIPTINRETKPAPAKVYSKVEIVRPSAAKIRNLNPTFGGLGASLTGLRNMGNTCYMNSILQCLCNTPALAEYFNNNLYMEDINRYNILGHKGEVAEEFGVIMKALWAGLYKCISPRDFKITIGKINEQFAGYDQQDSQELLLFLMDGLHEDLNKADNRKRYKEEENDHLDDQTAADLAWSKHKLLNESIIVALFQGQFKSTVQCLTCHRKSRTFETFMYLSLPLASTSKCSLQDCLRLFSKEEKLTDNNKVFCRHCKAHRDSTKKLEIWKVPPILLVHLKRFSYEGRWKQKLQTSVDFPLDCLDLAQYVIGPKQNLKRYNLFGVSNHYGGLDGGHYTAYCKNAPKQRWYKFDDHEVSDISTSSVKSSAAYILFYSSL
- the usp8 gene encoding ubiquitin carboxyl-terminal hydrolase 8 isoform X2, which encodes MMKDQTITTIVMDARSHQDFEESHIQVPAQTCISVPEEAISPGITVNQIEAKLPEESKEHWRRRGLVDYIVLLDWFSSVTDLKLGTTLQSLKDALFKWDSITILRSEPLVLEGGYENWLLFYPMYTTNAKVRPPRQNFINTLPQLNFSYPSLEEPKPPTPAPPQPQPEPQPELQEPSAPVLVNGVAPAEPPTSKTSMVADRLPDTVDSHIPGTTNSGSDLSKGPAMGTSSQSPATTKAFPQFDRTKKPSVRVSDDPKPSQNGLAKDPTQNGPVIPDRSVKPPFNPSSSLSQEEQSQIHSEAVAVMEKARLEQEKRNQERRLEEERREKELKERLEKEEREKKKKDEEEKGPQDKKRLERQKAEEEEDKQSRVWEEKERRGKEQNSETPSKSMSLDSPAPHHVVSEIKREPLTRARSEEMGRSVPGLPDGWMKFLDTVTGTYRYYHSPTNRVHLYPPEVTVPQPTPPPTPPTVKQKPPQPPEPDANREREREQSKLKRSYSSPDISQDLREEAQKKAAAQTAAPVIPTINRETKPAPAKVYSKVEIVRPSAAKIRNLNPTFGGLGASLTGLRNMGNTCYMNSILQCLCNTPALAEYFNNNLYMEDINRYNILGHKGEVAEEFGVIMKALWAGLYKCISPRDFKITIGKINEQFAGYDQQDSQELLLFLMDGLHEDLNKADNRKRYKEEENDHLDDQTAADLAWSKHKLLNESIIVALFQGQFKSTVQCLTCHRKSRTFETFMYLSLPLASTSKCSLQDCLRLFSKEEKLTDNNKVFCRHCKAHRDSTKKLEIWKVPPILLVHLKRFSYEGRWKQKLQTSVDFPLDCLDLAQYVIGPKQNLKRYNLFGVSNHYGGLDGGHYTAYCKNAPKQRWYKFDDHEVSDISTSSVKSSAAYILFYSSL